Sequence from the Salminus brasiliensis unplaced genomic scaffold, fSalBra1.hap2 scaffold_110, whole genome shotgun sequence genome:
CTTCTTGCTCCTGCAGTTTGGATAAGGAGAACCAGGACGTCCACCAGGAGTTAAACAGACTGAGGGTGCGGATTCAGGAGGCGCGGGAGCAGATTTCGGCCATGCCCGGCGTGGACGTGAGTCCTGCCACGCAGCAGCACCGCCTCCGGACACTCAGGGATCAGGTCCGTACCAAGAACCAGCTCCTGCACAAGTACAGGGGCCTGTGCATGTTCGACATCCCCAAACCTTCCTGAGGAGACGGACCGGGGGATCACTGTCCTCCAGAGGAGCGGTTCCCATCATTCCCGgggctggttctggttctggttctggacgTGCTTGTGTTGCTGTCAGGCACTTCCTTATTTCTGCTGCTGTGATGACAAaactgtgtgtaataaacagaacCTATTTTCCAAGAACCCGTCCGTTCACGTCTGCTGTGGTCAGTCTTCAGCGGCCGGTCTGCTGTGGTCAGTCTTCAGCGGCCGGTCTGCTGTGGTCTGCTGGTGTATCTGAGGTGTCTGTTAGTGAGTCTACATTCAGAAGCCTCTGTACTGTAGTCGCTCTCACTGAGGCAGTTCTGTAAATAGCACAGTTAGATGAAGCTGATGCTCATGGCTATTTattatataacacacacacacacacacacacacacacccccgtGTGGATGGGTCtcagtgtgcacacacacacggtcagaATGTCGACTATTTAGTAAAAACAGTGAAGTGGGTctggattaaaaataaattattattaataataataataataataataatgtgataaCTGCTTGAGAGTGTTGAGAGTGCTGAGGAGTGTATCGACCTGCAGCTCTGAACGGTCACTGTTCACACGGTTTCCACAACAACCGCACAGCAACACCCGAGACACCACCCGAGAAACCACCAGAGACACCACCCGAGA
This genomic interval carries:
- the LOC140548797 gene encoding mediator of RNA polymerase II transcription subunit 9-like; the encoded protein is MASCAAAEEPEEPEEPEDFSFLPLIHDIIKSLDKENQDVHQELNRLRVRIQEAREQISAMPGVDVSPATQQHRLRTLRDQVRTKNQLLHKYRGLCMFDIPKPS